Proteins encoded together in one Drosophila albomicans strain 15112-1751.03 chromosome 2R, ASM965048v2, whole genome shotgun sequence window:
- the LOC117573534 gene encoding uncharacterized protein LOC117573534 isoform X7 has translation MYEKTLTIGTAKVNNAYVWQKVSYNNKNQATAATTTSASTVKSKQKQHNNNNKTVSSSAKNASKTHNEHSKTTVTTKSAVAANTTQTPVTSATIAASLKPATQTPLFKKFVGNAARRQTLAHQIKRAHRHLLTSGGNDKQPQKPTTRSSAAAAAGQQTKTTKPQQQQRNKRTLNANKHLCCSKSDNQKNKLNKKQQSKRGKNNNNNAADDAKSELSSRWGSIEEQLNVLDNLLHYDEEAELYIAQLYDRYQQLQIENKTTSLVDSDSDSEIWSWSDYDYDLELNMSNNNSNDDDALSSTSGAGSHSTNNSIASPSSLVPSSLKRRGHQHHPRFAGTRRPQVPNVQEILAALYRGDSKGVLSNLRGEPTDPEPEPDRSTLSLPLTESVTNSLGSNSPTPTDESSMLDDANTTTKAASAAAGEEQAVPTAKKKKKRDKGEKSEKSERKKKSSSSSTTGKRERSKRSSGNASIMELSSDSMATDLSAGAIDEGIVLNPEDEDTQTAEWSKLRCTSEAAEIVAEREARRNKGRCADYPGLAFGRSIFSSDTMMKFNIIRNELHNIMNTQLKRAESEVAALNRRIQLLEEDLERSEERLGSATAKLSEASQAADESERARKILENRALADEERMDALENQLKEARFLAEEADKKYDEVARKLAMVEADLERAEERAEQGENKIVELEEELRVVGNNLKSLEVSEEKANQREEEYKNQIKTLNTRLKEAEARAEFAERSVQKLQKEVDRLEDDLIVEKERYCLIGDSLDEAFLDLIKGLEPFWTVRNPKPPTPKLPTPTPEELAAMEEARAAAEAAAAAAAAEAGEQGAEGAAQVVLSEDGVPVPKEPTPPPKEPTPPPPPPPPFEYSIDLPPEGAEVPFVKNYEPPPPGSEPEPAAEGEAAAPAAEGAAPAADGAAPAAEGAAPPAEGAAPPAEGAAPPAEGAAPAEAAAAAPAAEAAPEAPAAEAAAPAPAAEAPAAEAAAAPAEAEAPPA, from the exons ATGTACGAAAAAACATTAACAATAGGAACTGCAAAAGTTAATAATGCATATGTGTGGCAAAAAGTgagttacaacaacaaaaatcaagccacagcggcaacaacaacatcagcatcgaCAGTCAAGtctaagcaaaagcaacataacaacaacaacaagacagTATCAAGCAGTGcaaaaaatgcaagcaaaacgCATAATGAACATTCAAAAACGACTGTAACAACAAAATCAGCTGtagcagcaaacacaacacaaacaccaGTAACATCAGCTACGATTGCGGCTTCGTTAAAGCCGGCAACGCAGACGCCGCTTTTCAAAAAGTTCGTTGGCAACGCGGCTAGGCGGCAGACGCTTGCACATCAAATAAAACGCGCACACCGCCATCTATTGACGAGCGGCGGCAACGATAAGCAGCCACAAAAACCAACTACGC GTagcagcgcagcagctgctgcaggacagcagacaaaaacaacaaaacctcaacagcagcagcgtaaTAAACGCACgctaaatgcaaataaacatttgtgtTGCTCAAAAAGTGATAATCAAAAGAATAagctaaataaaaagcaacaaagtaagcgtggcaaaaacaacaacaacaacgcagcTGACGACGCCAAATCAGAGCTTTCATCACGTTGGGGCTCAATCGAGGAGCAGCTGAATGTGCTCGACAATCTGCTCCACTACGATGAGGAGGCCGAATTGTATATAGCGCAACTCTACGACAGATATCAACAGCTACAGATAGAGAATAAGACCACCTCGCTTGTGGATAGCGACAGCGACTCAGAGATTTGGAGCTGGAGCGATTACGACTACGATTTGGAGCTGAACATgtcgaacaacaacagcaacgatgacgacgccCTGTCCAGCACCAGTGGAGCGGGCAGTCATAGCACCAACAATTCCATCGCATCACCATCTTCACTGGTACCGTCCTCCTTAAAGCGTCGCGGTCACCAGCATCATCCGCGCTTTGCGGGCACACGACGTCCCCAAGTGCCCAATGTCCAGGAGATACTGGCCGCTCTCTACCGCGGCGATTCCAAAGGTGTGCTCTCCAATCTGCGTGGTGAACCGACAGATCCCGAGCCAGAACCAGATCGCAGCACTTTAAGTTTACCTTTAACTGAATCGGTGACAAATTCGCTGGGCAGCAATAGTCCAACACCCACGGATGAGAGCAGTATGCTGGACGATGCCAACACCACAACAAAGGCTGCTTCTGCAGCTGCTGGCGAGGAACAGGCTGTGCCTACggccaaaaagaagaaaaaacgtGACAAAGGTGAAAAATCTGAGAAATCCGAGCGTAAAAagaaatcatcatcatcgtccacAACTGGGAAACGAGAGCGCAGCAAGCGTTCCAGTGGCAATGCCTCCATCATGGAATTAAGCAGCGACAGCATGGCCACCGACCTCAGTGCGGGCGCAATCGATGAGGGCATCGTACTCAACCCAGAGGACGAGGACACCCAGACAGCGGAATGGTCCAAGCTGCGTTGTACCAGCGAGGCAGCTGAGATTGTGGCAGAGCGAGAGGCACGTAGGAATAAAGGACGTTGTGCGGACTATCCGGGTTTGGCCTTTGGACGCTCCATCTTCAGTTCGGACACGATGATGAAGTTCAACATCATTCGCAACGAGCTGCACAACATCATGAATACGCAACTCAAGCGG gCCGAATCTGAGGTCGCTGCATTGAACCGTCGCATTCAATTGCTCGAAGAAGACTTGGAACGCTCTGAGGAGCGTCTGGGTTCCGCCACAGCTAAGCTGTCGGAAGCTTCTCAGGCTGCAGATGAGAGCGAACG TGCTCGCAAGATTCTTGAGAATCGCGCCCTTGCCGATGAAGAACGCATGGACGCTCTTGAGAATCAGCTGAAGGAAGCGCGTTTCCTTGCTGAGGAGGCTGACAAGAAATACGATGAG gtTGCCCGTAAATTGGCCATGGTTGAAGCTGATTTGGAGCGTGCCGAAGAACGTGCCGAGCAGGGTGAAAA CAAAATTGTGGAGCTTGAGGAAGAGCTGCGCGTTGTTGGTAACAACTTGAAGTCCCTGGAAGTCTCAGAGGAGAAG gcCAACCAACGTGAGGAAGAGTACAAGAACCAAATCAAGACCCTGAACACTCGTCTAAAGGAG GCTGAGGCTCGTGCTGAATTCGCTGAACGTTCCGTTCAGAAATTGCAGAAGGAAGTCGACAGGCTCGAAG ACGATCTAATCGTTGAAAAAGAACGTTATTGCCTCATCGGCGACAGCCTCGACGAAGCCTTCCTGGACCTCATCAAGGGCCTCGAGCCATTCTGGACAGTGCGCAATCCCAAGCCACCTACGCCCAAATTGCCCACACCAACTCCCGAGGAACTCGCCGCCATGGAGGAGGCCAGAGCCGCAGCCGAAGCAgccgccgctgcagctgcggcCGAGGCTGGCGAGCAGGGCGCAGAGGGTGCTGCGCAAGTTGTGTTGTCAGAGGATGGTGTGCCGGTGCCCAAGGAGCCGACGCCACCACCAAAGGAGCCAactccaccaccaccaccaccgccaccatTCGAGTACTCGATCGATTTGCCGCCAGAGGGCGCTGAAGTGCCATTCGTTAAGAACTATGAGCCACCACCACCCGGCTCTGAGCCCGAGCCAGCTGCCGAAGGCGAGGCTGCTGCACCAGCGGCTGAGGGAGCTGCACCTGCTGCTGACGGTGCTGCTCCAGCGGCTGAGGGAGCTGCCCCACCAGCGGAAGGCGCGGCGCCACCAGCTGAGGGAGCTGCCCCACCAGCAGAGGGAGCTGCACCggctgaggctgctgctgctgcaccgGCGGCTGAGGCTGCTCCTGAAGCACCAGCGGCTGAGGCAGCTGCGCCAGCGCCTGCAGCTGAAGCACCTGCTGCCGAAGCGGCTGCCGCGCCAGCTGAAGCCGAGGCGCCACCAGCCTAA
- the LOC117573534 gene encoding myosin-11 isoform X8: protein MYEKTLTIGTAKVNNAYVWQKVSYNNKNQATAATTTSASTVKSKQKQHNNNNKTVSSSAKNASKTHNEHSKTTVTTKSAVAANTTQTPVTSATIAASLKPATQTPLFKKFVGNAARRQTLAHQIKRAHRHLLTSGGNDKQPQKPTTRNNKQRTGSSAAAAAGQQTKTTKPQQQQRNKRTLNANKHLCCSKSDNQKNKLNKKQQSKRGKNNNNNAADDAKSELSSRWGSIEEQLNVLDNLLHYDEEAELYIAQLYDRYQQLQIENKTTSLVDSDSDSEIWSWSDYDYDLELNMSNNNSNDDDALSSTSGAGSHSTNNSIASPSSLVPSSLKRRGHQHHPRFAGTRRPQVPNVQEILAALYRGDSKGVLSNLRGEPTDPEPEPDRSTLSLPLTESVTNSLGSNSPTPTDESSMLDDANTTTKAASAAAGEEQAVPTAKKKKKRDKGEKSEKSERKKKSSSSSTTGKRERSKRSSGNASIMELSSDSMATDLSAGAIDEGIVLNPEDEDTQTAEWSKLRCTSEAAEIVAEREARRNKGRCADYPGLAFGRSIFSSDTMMKFNIIRNELHNIMNTQLKRAESEVAALNRRIQLLEEDLERSEERLGSATAKLSEASQAADESERARKILENRALADEERMDALENQLKEARFLAEEADKKYDEVARKLAMVEADLERAEERAEQGENKIVELEEELRVVGNNLKSLEVSEEKANQREEEYKNQIKTLNTRLKEAEARAEFAERSVQKLQKEVDRLEDEMINEKETYAMVNDSLDFTFVELMGMPPFYNDRYPKPPTPELTEEELAAKLAAELQAAEEAAAAELAAAAAAEAAGEEGAAVEGGVTIDAATGEPVAAVVAEPVKEPTPPPPPPFDYNIDLPPEGAEVPYVKNFEVGDVLPVPAAEAEGAAPAEGAAPAEGAAPVEGAAPAEGSAPAEGAAPAEGAAPAEAAPAADTATPPADAAAPPAEAAPAAAEAPAAEAPPA from the exons ATGTACGAAAAAACATTAACAATAGGAACTGCAAAAGTTAATAATGCATATGTGTGGCAAAAAGTgagttacaacaacaaaaatcaagccacagcggcaacaacaacatcagcatcgaCAGTCAAGtctaagcaaaagcaacataacaacaacaacaagacagTATCAAGCAGTGcaaaaaatgcaagcaaaacgCATAATGAACATTCAAAAACGACTGTAACAACAAAATCAGCTGtagcagcaaacacaacacaaacaccaGTAACATCAGCTACGATTGCGGCTTCGTTAAAGCCGGCAACGCAGACGCCGCTTTTCAAAAAGTTCGTTGGCAACGCGGCTAGGCGGCAGACGCTTGCACATCAAATAAAACGCGCACACCGCCATCTATTGACGAGCGGCGGCAACGATAAGCAGCCACAAAAACCAACTACGCgtaataataaacaaagaa CAGGTagcagcgcagcagctgctgcaggacagcagacaaaaacaacaaaacctcaacagcagcagcgtaaTAAACGCACgctaaatgcaaataaacatttgtgtTGCTCAAAAAGTGATAATCAAAAGAATAagctaaataaaaagcaacaaagtaagcgtggcaaaaacaacaacaacaacgcagcTGACGACGCCAAATCAGAGCTTTCATCACGTTGGGGCTCAATCGAGGAGCAGCTGAATGTGCTCGACAATCTGCTCCACTACGATGAGGAGGCCGAATTGTATATAGCGCAACTCTACGACAGATATCAACAGCTACAGATAGAGAATAAGACCACCTCGCTTGTGGATAGCGACAGCGACTCAGAGATTTGGAGCTGGAGCGATTACGACTACGATTTGGAGCTGAACATgtcgaacaacaacagcaacgatgacgacgccCTGTCCAGCACCAGTGGAGCGGGCAGTCATAGCACCAACAATTCCATCGCATCACCATCTTCACTGGTACCGTCCTCCTTAAAGCGTCGCGGTCACCAGCATCATCCGCGCTTTGCGGGCACACGACGTCCCCAAGTGCCCAATGTCCAGGAGATACTGGCCGCTCTCTACCGCGGCGATTCCAAAGGTGTGCTCTCCAATCTGCGTGGTGAACCGACAGATCCCGAGCCAGAACCAGATCGCAGCACTTTAAGTTTACCTTTAACTGAATCGGTGACAAATTCGCTGGGCAGCAATAGTCCAACACCCACGGATGAGAGCAGTATGCTGGACGATGCCAACACCACAACAAAGGCTGCTTCTGCAGCTGCTGGCGAGGAACAGGCTGTGCCTACggccaaaaagaagaaaaaacgtGACAAAGGTGAAAAATCTGAGAAATCCGAGCGTAAAAagaaatcatcatcatcgtccacAACTGGGAAACGAGAGCGCAGCAAGCGTTCCAGTGGCAATGCCTCCATCATGGAATTAAGCAGCGACAGCATGGCCACCGACCTCAGTGCGGGCGCAATCGATGAGGGCATCGTACTCAACCCAGAGGACGAGGACACCCAGACAGCGGAATGGTCCAAGCTGCGTTGTACCAGCGAGGCAGCTGAGATTGTGGCAGAGCGAGAGGCACGTAGGAATAAAGGACGTTGTGCGGACTATCCGGGTTTGGCCTTTGGACGCTCCATCTTCAGTTCGGACACGATGATGAAGTTCAACATCATTCGCAACGAGCTGCACAACATCATGAATACGCAACTCAAGCGG gCCGAATCTGAGGTCGCTGCATTGAACCGTCGCATTCAATTGCTCGAAGAAGACTTGGAACGCTCTGAGGAGCGTCTGGGTTCCGCCACAGCTAAGCTGTCGGAAGCTTCTCAGGCTGCAGATGAGAGCGAACG TGCTCGCAAGATTCTTGAGAATCGCGCCCTTGCCGATGAAGAACGCATGGACGCTCTTGAGAATCAGCTGAAGGAAGCGCGTTTCCTTGCTGAGGAGGCTGACAAGAAATACGATGAG gtTGCCCGTAAATTGGCCATGGTTGAAGCTGATTTGGAGCGTGCCGAAGAACGTGCCGAGCAGGGTGAAAA CAAAATTGTGGAGCTTGAGGAAGAGCTGCGCGTTGTTGGTAACAACTTGAAGTCCCTGGAAGTCTCAGAGGAGAAG gcCAACCAACGTGAGGAAGAGTACAAGAACCAAATCAAGACCCTGAACACTCGTCTAAAGGAG GCTGAGGCTCGTGCTGAATTCGCTGAACGTTCCGTTCAGAAATTGCAGAAGGAAGTCGACAGGCTCGAAG ACGAGATGATCAACGAGAAAGAGACCTATGCAATGGTTAATGACAGCTTGGACTTTACTTTTGTCGAGCTCATGGGCATGCCGCCATTCTATAACGATCGCTATCCCAAACCGCCCACACCCGAATTGACCGAAGAGGAACTGGCCGCCAAACTTGCCGCCGAGTTGCAAGCAGCGGAAGAGGCCGCAGCCGCCGAATTAGCTGCCGCTGCGGCAGCTGAGGCTGCTGGCGAAGAAGGGGCAGCGGTTGAGGGTGGCGTCACCATTGATGCAGCCACAGGAGAACCTGTTGCCGCCGTTGTTGCCGAACCCGTTAAGGAACCGacgccaccaccaccgccaccatTTGACTATAATATCGATCTGCCGCCAGAGGGCGCTGAAGTGCCATATGTGAAGAATTTCGAGGTGGGCGATGTATTGCCAGTGCCTGCAGCGGAGGCTGAAGGAGCTGCGCCTGCTGAGGGAGCGGCGCCTGCTGAAGGAGCAGCACCTGTGGAGGGGGCAGCACCTGCGGAGGGATCAGCACCTGCGGAGGGAGCAGCTCCTGCTGAGGGTGCTGCACCAGCTGAAGCAGCTCCTGCTGCGGATACAGCGACTCCACCTGCTGATGCTGCCGCTCCTCCAGCTGAAGCAgcccctgctgctgctgaagctcCCGCAGCTGAAGCGCCGCCTGCCTAA
- the LOC117573534 gene encoding uncharacterized protein LOC117573534 isoform X12 codes for MYEKTLTIGTAKVNNAYVWQKVSYNNKNQATAATTTSASTVKSKQKQHNNNNKTVSSSAKNASKTHNEHSKTTVTTKSAVAANTTQTPVTSATIAASLKPATQTPLFKKFVGNAARRQTLAHQIKRAHRHLLTSGGNDKQPQKPTTRNNKQRTGSSAAAAAGQQTKTTKPQQQQRNKRTLNANKHLCCSKSDNQKNKLNKKQQSKRGKNNNNNAADDAKSELSSRWGSIEEQLNVLDNLLHYDEEAELYIAQLYDRYQQLQIENKTTSLVDSDSDSEIWSWSDYDYDLELNMSNNNSNDDDALSSTSGAGSHSTNNSIASPSSLVPSSLKRRGHQHHPRFAGTRRPQVPNVQEILAALYRGDSKGVLSNLRGEPTDPEPEPDRSTLSLPLTESVTNSLGSNSPTPTDESSMLDDANTTTKAASAAAGEEQAVPTAKKKKKRDKGEKSEKSERKKKSSSSSTTGKRERSKRSSGNASIMELSSDSMATDLSAGAIDEGIVLNPEDEDTQTAEWSKLRCTSEAAEIVAEREARRNKGRCADYPGLAFGRSIFSSDTMMKFNIIRNELHNIMNTQLKRAESEVAALNRRIQLLEEDLERSEERLGSATAKLSEASQAADESERARKILENRALADEERMDALENQLKEARFLAEEADKKYDEVARKLAMVEADLERAEERAEQGENKIVELEEELRVVGNNLKSLEVSEEKANQREEEYKNQIKTLNTRLKEAEARAEFAERSVQKLQKEVDRLEDDLLNERAKNKLLQEEMEATLHDIQNM; via the exons ATGTACGAAAAAACATTAACAATAGGAACTGCAAAAGTTAATAATGCATATGTGTGGCAAAAAGTgagttacaacaacaaaaatcaagccacagcggcaacaacaacatcagcatcgaCAGTCAAGtctaagcaaaagcaacataacaacaacaacaagacagTATCAAGCAGTGcaaaaaatgcaagcaaaacgCATAATGAACATTCAAAAACGACTGTAACAACAAAATCAGCTGtagcagcaaacacaacacaaacaccaGTAACATCAGCTACGATTGCGGCTTCGTTAAAGCCGGCAACGCAGACGCCGCTTTTCAAAAAGTTCGTTGGCAACGCGGCTAGGCGGCAGACGCTTGCACATCAAATAAAACGCGCACACCGCCATCTATTGACGAGCGGCGGCAACGATAAGCAGCCACAAAAACCAACTACGCgtaataataaacaaagaa CAGGTagcagcgcagcagctgctgcaggacagcagacaaaaacaacaaaacctcaacagcagcagcgtaaTAAACGCACgctaaatgcaaataaacatttgtgtTGCTCAAAAAGTGATAATCAAAAGAATAagctaaataaaaagcaacaaagtaagcgtggcaaaaacaacaacaacaacgcagcTGACGACGCCAAATCAGAGCTTTCATCACGTTGGGGCTCAATCGAGGAGCAGCTGAATGTGCTCGACAATCTGCTCCACTACGATGAGGAGGCCGAATTGTATATAGCGCAACTCTACGACAGATATCAACAGCTACAGATAGAGAATAAGACCACCTCGCTTGTGGATAGCGACAGCGACTCAGAGATTTGGAGCTGGAGCGATTACGACTACGATTTGGAGCTGAACATgtcgaacaacaacagcaacgatgacgacgccCTGTCCAGCACCAGTGGAGCGGGCAGTCATAGCACCAACAATTCCATCGCATCACCATCTTCACTGGTACCGTCCTCCTTAAAGCGTCGCGGTCACCAGCATCATCCGCGCTTTGCGGGCACACGACGTCCCCAAGTGCCCAATGTCCAGGAGATACTGGCCGCTCTCTACCGCGGCGATTCCAAAGGTGTGCTCTCCAATCTGCGTGGTGAACCGACAGATCCCGAGCCAGAACCAGATCGCAGCACTTTAAGTTTACCTTTAACTGAATCGGTGACAAATTCGCTGGGCAGCAATAGTCCAACACCCACGGATGAGAGCAGTATGCTGGACGATGCCAACACCACAACAAAGGCTGCTTCTGCAGCTGCTGGCGAGGAACAGGCTGTGCCTACggccaaaaagaagaaaaaacgtGACAAAGGTGAAAAATCTGAGAAATCCGAGCGTAAAAagaaatcatcatcatcgtccacAACTGGGAAACGAGAGCGCAGCAAGCGTTCCAGTGGCAATGCCTCCATCATGGAATTAAGCAGCGACAGCATGGCCACCGACCTCAGTGCGGGCGCAATCGATGAGGGCATCGTACTCAACCCAGAGGACGAGGACACCCAGACAGCGGAATGGTCCAAGCTGCGTTGTACCAGCGAGGCAGCTGAGATTGTGGCAGAGCGAGAGGCACGTAGGAATAAAGGACGTTGTGCGGACTATCCGGGTTTGGCCTTTGGACGCTCCATCTTCAGTTCGGACACGATGATGAAGTTCAACATCATTCGCAACGAGCTGCACAACATCATGAATACGCAACTCAAGCGG gCCGAATCTGAGGTCGCTGCATTGAACCGTCGCATTCAATTGCTCGAAGAAGACTTGGAACGCTCTGAGGAGCGTCTGGGTTCCGCCACAGCTAAGCTGTCGGAAGCTTCTCAGGCTGCAGATGAGAGCGAACG TGCTCGCAAGATTCTTGAGAATCGCGCCCTTGCCGATGAAGAACGCATGGACGCTCTTGAGAATCAGCTGAAGGAAGCGCGTTTCCTTGCTGAGGAGGCTGACAAGAAATACGATGAG gtTGCCCGTAAATTGGCCATGGTTGAAGCTGATTTGGAGCGTGCCGAAGAACGTGCCGAGCAGGGTGAAAA CAAAATTGTGGAGCTTGAGGAAGAGCTGCGCGTTGTTGGTAACAACTTGAAGTCCCTGGAAGTCTCAGAGGAGAAG gcCAACCAACGTGAGGAAGAGTACAAGAACCAAATCAAGACCCTGAACACTCGTCTAAAGGAG GCTGAGGCTCGTGCTGAATTCGCTGAACGTTCCGTTCAGAAATTGCAGAAGGAAGTCGACAGGCTCGAAG ACGACTTGTTGAACGAGCGCGCTAAGAACAAACTGCTGCAGGAGGAAATGGAAGCCACTTTACATGATATACAGAACATGTAA